In Anopheles arabiensis isolate DONGOLA chromosome 2, AaraD3, whole genome shotgun sequence, the genomic window GTTGAAAAACACCAGCAAGTTGGACAGGGAGTACACCAGCTCCGAGACGGCGGAAGAGTTGTTAATTTTGCCTGCAAAACAAGACCGATTACATTCCGGAACAGGCGTAGCAGGAGCAGGCTAACTTAccagccacaaagtacgaaAGCCACTTGACCGTCAGTTCAACGTCTGCCAGGGCGGACGGATTACCCGATACCCATTTCACGTATCGTTCGTAGAGGTTCTGCACCTCGGACAAGGGAGACGACATGGCGGATCGGTTCGAACGTGGTTCGGGCGATGGGATCAAAGGTGAGCAGCACTTATCATGCAGATTTGCACACACGTTCAACACCGCAGCATATCACAGTTATCTTTACCAGGTGGCCAATGTTTTCCTGCCCGTTTCCGTTTTTAGTACGTTCGCAATGTTTATCTTTCGCAGCGCAATATGTCAAAGGGACGGCAAGCAACCATCATACATGAGGCCGTATTGAGACTACCGATCGATAGCAAACGATCGAAAACGGTCGATTGAGCGGAACATTGTTTCCGCAAATTGCTGATCTTTTGATTGGCAAAGTAGCGATcataatttcattaatttttacgGAGTTATAGTTTTCCAACAAAACGTACCTTCTATGCTTGGCTGCTTTTATCACATTTCTGTCGATTCGCTGTCGCTCGAATCCACCACGGCAGTACTCAACCCACGCGCATATACGCCCGCTGTCATTGAACTTATCGTTTATatcgttttttcttcgctgcagcttttcttattatttgcgagttattattatcattattatcacGTTATATTCGGATCGGTTGGATGGTACAGGTGCGTGCGTATTTAAATGCAATTGAATTAAATGCCCGCAAGGGAACACCCGAACTGTGAACCGTGATCCGCAGTGCAAAGGTCGACCGTAGTTAGCGCAACCGTACTTACGTTCGGCtgggtgcgtgcgtgcgtgcgggaACATCGCTGCTGGTGTGGATTGCATGGGCCCGTCGTCTGCTGCTGTCAGAACGGGGTTTGCAAAATTCATACCACGACTAGGCGACGACTGTGCTGTAGCTTGTTGTAGTGGGGGCCTCACAGCAAACACGGTCCCACATTTCGCGTGTACCCGCGGTGTATTGTCGGCAGCATTCTAAAGcgcttttgcttcttcgcCTCCCTTGCTCTACCACACAGAAAACGTGCACGGCCGACGAGTTTAGCCACTGCTTCTACGTGTTCTTCGCCGTACGCCTGCCTCCTGGTTCCCGTGGTTTGCCGAGTGTTGGATTCATCTAGCCGACCGGAGTTGTTTGCTGACGGTACGAAAGCGACACAAACACCGCAAAATGCCTTCCAGTGACCCGTTGCCACCGAAGGAAAGTGCCCTGTTCCGCAAGATACTGGTAAGTAGGGTTGCCGGAACGGCGCACCTAATTGGAGGAAACGTTTCGGGGCTGCCAAACGTGGGGTCAAATCAAAGCAGTCCACCGTAATCGGTGTGTGAGTGAAACAGTGATagcgtgtgtgagtgcaagCGGTCGctagaaagagacagagagggcGAGGGCGAGAAAAGTGAACCGTTTTTTGCGATGAAGCTAGCCGTATAGtgtgaataattattttaaaatacaacTTAAAGAGTTGTTATGGAAGGAACAGTGCACTGCTGGCGGCTGTGGCGTATTGATAAATGTGCGATTTtagtaaaatttgttttgagtTTGGTGTTGCAGTGCACGGTGCCGTATTTTGTGTACATAACCTCAACATTGACCGTCGGCTGTCAAAACCAACACTGAATATGGAGCTAAAAGATTCCAAACCGGAATTTAATATGAGCTATGGAGTTTGGTATGGGAACAGCTTTGCAAAGCGATTCATGGACACTAgtatttgattgaaaaaacaaaacaatcttaTTAGAGCGCCCCAGCGTTTCCTCTGGCGTAAAGACAAATGCGATGAGATATGAGGTTCTaagtgcagcaacaacacattCAACACCACTTTCCCATTTCAGAAATGCtacgaaatgaaacaatacaaaaatggACTGAAACTGGCGAAGCAGATACTCTCCAACCCGAAGTTCACCGAGCATGGCGAAACGCTCGCCATGAAGGGTTTGACGCTCAACTGTCTCGGCCGGAAGGACGAAGCGTACGATCACGTTCGCCGCGGGCTGCGGAACGATCTGAAGTCGCACGTGTGCTGGCACGTGTACGGGCTGCTGCAGCGGTCGGACAAGAAGTACGACGAAGCGATCAAGTGCTACCGGAACGCGCTCAAGTGGGAGAAGGACAACATTCAGATCCTGCGCGATCTGTCGCTGCTGCAGATACAGATGCGCGACCTGGAGGGGTACCGGGAAACGCGGCACCAGCTGTTCAAGCTGCGGCCGTCCCAGCACGCCAGCTGGATTGGCTTTGCGATGAGTTACCATCTGCTCGGGGACTACGAGACCGCGATGAACATACTGGAGACGTTCCTTTCCTCCCAGACGATGGACACGTTCGACTACAAGCAtagcgagctgctgctgtaccaGAACAGCGTCATCCAGGAGGCCGGCCAGCACGAGCAGGCGCTGCAGCACCTGAAGAACTGCGGGGCGCAGATACTGGACAAGTTGGCCGTGCAGGAATCGATGGGCGCACTGTGCCTTAAGCTGGGCCGTCACGAGGAAGCGGAAACCATCTTCAAAGCGCTGATCGACCGCAACCCGGACAACACGGAGTACTACCGCCGGCTGATGGAGGCGCGCCAGCTGAGCGAACCGGCCGAGCTGATCGAGGCGTACCGGGCGATGCAGGGCGAGTATCCGCAATCGTTCTGCGCCCGGCGGCTGCCGCTCGACATCGCCACCGGCGACACGTTCCGGACGCTAGTGGACGAGCACCTGAGACGCAACCTGCGGAAAGGCGTGCCGCCACTGTTCGTCAACCTGCGCTCTCTGTACCGCGATGCGGAGAAGGTGAAGATCATCGGCAAGCTGGTGGAGTGCTACTATCAGAATTTAATGAGCAGCGGGTACTTTTCGGCGGAGGATGCCGCCAACCCGGACGTGCGGAAGGAGCCCGCCTCGGCGCTCCTGTGGACGATGTACTACCTCGCACAGCACTACGACCATTTGCGCGAGTCGGAAAAGGCGCTCGACTTTATCAATGCCGCCATCGAGCACACGCCCACGCTGATCGAGCTGTTCGTGACCAAGGGCCGGATCTACAAGCATGCGGGCGACGTGCTGGAGGCGGTGAAGTGGCTGGACGAGGCACAGAGTCTTGACACGGCCGATCGGTACATCAACTCGAAGTGCGCCAAGTATATGCTACGTGCCAACCAGATCAAGGAGGCGGAAGAGATATGCGCCAAGTTTACGCGCGAGGGTGTATCGGCGATGGAAAATCTCAACGAAATGCAGTGCATGTGGTTCCAGACCGAGTGTGCGCTCGGCTACCAGCGGCTGGAGAAGTGGGGCGACGCGCTGAAAAAGTGTCACGAGATCGACCGGCACTTTGCCGAGATCATCGAGGATCAGTTCGATTTCCATACGTACTGCATGCGCAAGATGACGCTGCGCTCGTACGTGGGCTTGTTGCGGCTGGAGGACGTTTTGCGAAGACACCCGTTCTACTTCAAGGCGGCCAAGTGTGCGATCgaggtgggtgtgtgtgtgtgtgttgaatggCTTTAGCCGGCCGATGGGTAAAACGTTAACTAATTGGTCTTATTCTTTTTACTAGGTTTATTTGCGCCTCTTCGATAAACCGTTGGCCGCGGAATCAGCCGTCGAAGAGCTAGATATAGGTAAGGGGCGCAACAAACGGAAATAACGATGGTTTTCCCACTGACTAATGTTATGGTTATGTTTTACCCCCTTTCTTGCAGAAAACTTGCCAGCACCAGAGTTGAAGAAGCTGCGTAACAAGCAGAGAAAAGCACAGAAAAAGAAGGCCGAACAGGAGAATGCTCAATCGAAGGAGAACCAGAAGAAGGAGCAGCATAACAAGAAGCAGCTTTACCAGGACGGTGACCCAGAGGCACCCCAGCTGGACGAGCTAATACCGGAAAAGCTGGCCCGCCCGGACGACCCGCTCGAGAAGGCGATAGAGTTTCTGAAGCCACTGCAACTGCTGGCCAAAGACAACATCGAGACGCATCTGATGGCGTTCGAGATTTACCTGCGCCGCaacaagctgctgctgatgttacAGTCGCTGAAGCGTGCACGAAAGATTGACGCCACCAATGCCATCCTGCACAGCTGCATCGTGCGGTTCTACCGGGTGCTGGAGCAGCGTCTCGCATCGACCGCCGACACTGCCGACGTCGACCCAAGCGTGCGCATTGTGATCGACCGCGAGCGGGAAAATCTGTTCCACGGCGAGCCGAACGCAACCGCACTGAACGATGCTTATCTGAAAGCGAACCGCGACGACTGCGATGCCGTGTACGAGGTCGCTAAGATAATGTACACGCTGGACGAGAAGCGGCGGGACGAAGCGATCGCTCTGCTGACCGGTTCGGTTCAGAGCAAGAAAATTCCGCTCGAAGTAAGTCTACCCTGGAGTTGTGGACAGatagtctctctctctcccttcctttAACAAACGCGTGTGCTGATGGGTGTGTTTATCTGGGTTTCTATTTCTATTTGCAGAAAGCGACCAAGATATTCCTGCTGCTCAAAGCTGGCTACTTTGGCCAGTGCGACGAACAGCTGGCTGCGTTCAAGAAGCTCTGCCAGCAGCGGTACCCACTGGCGGTGGTGTTTGCCGATGTGACGGCCGCCCCCGTCACCACACTGACAACGACCCAATCGTCCAATGCGGAAAACACCCAGACGACGGTTACGGACAGTGGCAGCAACTGCTGCGTAATGACCGCCAGCGAACAGCAGCCAACGCCCGGCAAGCAGCAGCCTGGCAGCAAGCCTTCgaaaaagcagaaaaatgGACCGGAAATTAAAGCGAACTAACAATTATTTCTACCCAGCAGCCATCCAGAATACTATCAAATGCCGACGCAGTggtgatgtgtgcgtgtgtagcgGTTCGGTATCCGCTCCGCGCTGTGTCCGCTCGTCATATTGTCGCGGAAGAATGCGATGATTGGGTGAAACGACGCTCTGATCATTTACATCATTTTTGTCCTTCATCCATGGTTCCCGAAACCTTAGCCACCCCCCTTCAGGGTCGTCCCCCACACACGGTGAACAGTGCTTTGAACAGTAGGACCATTGGCTTGGGGTCGGAGTAGGGGAGAGTGAGACACCAAACTACTCAGCACCATCCACAATCCTCAAAATGCAATAGAGAGATGCTTGTGGGCAATTTTACTTTCTTCGCCGTACCGCGCATATTGTGTCCTTCTTTCGTTTGATTGTGAAAATGAAACtaaaatagagagaaaaaaatagaaacgcAATAGTCGAACAAAAATACTTCTGCAGTTAGTTGCTTTCTTgttggttgaaaaaaaaaaatcgagaaaAGGATAAATTTTCTTAAGAGCGCTTCGAATGCTTTGTTGGTAATGTTGGTATTGGAGTTGACATGTGTGGCTTATATTGTTCTATCAATTTGCCTGCTTTCACCGAGTCCTTAGCGCAACATTAGGGCTGAAtatttttgcaacaaatttcCGCTATTCAAACATGATTTCAAATAGCAAAAACGTTGCGTCAAGTATGTACAGTAGCATTTTCACCGGGCGATGATGCTGGTGCCACTTGCGGCTGTCAAACAAACTGTCAGTGGAAtgcgcaacacaacacaaacaacattGCTGTGCACAGAATttggaagcaacaaaaaaaaccccgctgGTCCGGTTAAACAAAATCGTGAATCGGATGAAACCGTTCGTGGTGATACGGAAGCACGAAAATCAAGATAATGTTGCGTTGCAGCGTCTTATTCGCGAGTTCGTCATGTCGGGCGCATGGGAAGCGTTTGTATCGTGCTTGTTCCGCGAGGTAAGATATGCCCACATTCTCGCTTATCTTAGATCAGACGAGATGCGATAAAGATCTGATTGTAGGCATTATATGCCATACATGTGTTGCTGAGTAaaaatctgtttttattttcactctGCACAGATCACCCTGCAGCTGATCGTGCTCGGTTGGGCGTTAATGTTCATCTTTTTCGGCATCCCGCTGTACATGTGCGCTCTGGCGATACCGTGCGTCATACTGCTGATATGGTTCACCGTCTACGGGAGCTACTACAACAAATCGACCGAGCTGGCACTGCGCCCGTCCAAGCTGTGCTGGGTGGCGGAGATTTACGAGCCGCTGCTAGCGATGAACGCCAAAGCCCAGGCGGCCAACATCGAACGGTGCTACACCGACCGGCCGGGCCCCGAAGTCCAGCAGGAGCTGGGCAAGATGAGGAAGAACATTATCGGTACGATCAGCTGCCGCAACCATCTGGCAATGGACAATGCGGGATTCATTACGCGCCTCGCCGTCAGCCCCAAGTATGGGCTGACGCCGGTGACCGAGTACCTGATCCAGCGCGTGCTGCAGTACGCGTCGGACAGTCAGCTGTACGCGATCGAGACGGTCACCTCCGAGTGCGATCAGGATGTGCGGGAAATTTACTTGAAAATTGGGTTCAACATACGCCAGGTGTACCACAAACAGATCATTGGCAACACGTTGAAGGTGATGAAATCTCAGCTCGGCATCGATCTGCACGAGTGGAATCAAAATCGGGAAGAGATTAACGTCGAAGTGCCCGTGGAATAAGGGGAGCTGTGGGCTTCGGGAGCAGTGGTTCCCGATGTCTCTGGCCTCCAAAATCTTAGCACTAGTCTTCGTATCGAACAATAACTATGTTAGCTATACTTTATCTACTCTCCATTACATTTTAAACGCGGTCATGCTAGGGACGTCACTGTTTAAAATTTATGCATTTTCGgtattattttagtttctGGGGACAAATACTATAAGGTggatgaataaataatttcacgGTTGGTCTATACAAAACCGTGCATTTACTTGAACTATAAATGCGAAAAAGACTATTTTACTTACTAAAGAAACACGTTCTTGTGTGTATTGTACAAATGACTAACGAATGTTCAACCACTTTGGGCTAAACAGACCTGTTCAGGCATCCTGTTGGGCGGCCACCGGTCTGTATACCCACACCGAATCAACACCTTCCTCTATTCGGCTCTCCGTCTTCAGCGTTGGAAAGGGGAACCGGCAAGCGATTACGGTGGTGCCCGGTGCTGCCTCTCGGAGTACTTTCTTTTCCAAATCCTccatctacaaaaaaaaagtgtttttgtaCAGCCCAAACACCAATTTCCACTCTCACTACTTACCATTTGTTCGACTCCGAAAATCACGATATGATCGTACGGTGCGAGACTAAACTTCCACAGATCCTTCCGGACGAAGCTGGTCCGACTGAATACCCCATTGCGTAGCGCGGCCAGTCGCGAGTAGTACACGAGCCAGGGGTTTAGCTCCACACCGTCCGCCTTTATCGAGGGCAGGGTACGTGCCGCCGCTATTACGATTCGCCCATCGCCGGATCCAATGTCCAGCAGCCGGCTTCCTCGGTTGGCCGGTTTGACAAACGCAAGTACGTTTCGGATTTGATTCGGCGTGGCCGGAACGAACGGCAAACAGTGCCGGCGCAGTGCCGGTGCCACGAACGGATAGCAAACGATGGAAAGGCCTACTGCAATGCCGCCTtcaagtgtatgtgtgtgtttgtagcatGTTAGTGAAGCAGCCCTCTACGCACATCACCCCCTTCCATACATACCGGTGACTCCAATCAGAATTTTGCCCGACAGTGAGGTAGTTTTTGACCGGTGGCCATCGAGAGCCGGGCCAGCGCCGGCGATCTGCTTTTCCAGCTCTATTGTTGACATGGTTTGCTTGGAATTTTGGGACCGTGTGCACGCATgtatgtgtggatgtgtgtgtgttccccaAACTTCACAAGCtgtcaaaacaaagaaactcTCTGTGTCAAATGTCAAAAGGCCAGCAGTATTTCGGTGTTTCAGAAagtttttacacaaaaaagtaGCGTAAAATTACTCGCTTCCCGTTTGGGTGTAATTTAGTTTCCCCCCATTTTAGGCCCCccggtgcgtgcgtgtttttaAGCTTGTAGTTTACGCATTCCTTTCGGAACCTTCTTCCTTCGGATGACCATCTGCGAGAGCCGCAAGATTTCGTAGTGGGAAGAATATTGCACCAACACGCAAAGCAACTGTGCCACCGGGACATAACTGTGTAGGAACCGCCGCGCACGAACAGCAGTGGCCCAACACTCGCTAGACTGCGATATGGCTGAAACGGTGACGGATGCACCCTCGGAACCAGCCCATCCGGGGATGAGCCTGCAGGAAGGCACGGATGCTGGGATGCTTGGAGCGGCCGGCACAAcaaacaccatcatcaccagtaccaccaccacaaaacaatacaaaaatggACTGAAACTGGCGAAGCAGATACTCTCCAACCCGAAGTTCACCGAGCATGGCGAAACGCTCGCCATGAAGGGTTTGACGCTCAACTGTCTCGGCCGGAAGGACGAAGCGTACGATCACGTTCGCTGCGGGCTGCGGAACGATCTGAAGTCGCACGTGTGCTGGCACGTGTACGGGCTGCCGCAGCGGTCGGACAAGAAGTACGACGAAGCGATCAAGTGCTACCGGAACGCGCTCAAGTGGGAGAAGGACAACATTCAGATCCTGCGCGATCTGTCGCTGCTGCAGATACAGATGCGCGACCTGGAGGGGTACCGGGAAACGCGGCACCAGCTGTTCAAGCTGCGGCCGTCCCAGCACGCCAGCTGGATTGGCTTTGCGATGAGTTACCATCTGCTCGGGGACTACGAGACCGCGATGAACATACTGGAGACGTTCCTTTCCTCCCAGACGATGGACACGTTCGACTACAAGCAtagcgagctgctgctgtaccaGAACAGCGTCATCCAGGAGGCCGGCCAGCACGAGCAGGCGCTGCAGCACCTGAAGAACTGCGGGGCGCAGATACTGGACAAGTTGGCCGTGCAGGAATCGATGGGCGCACTGTGCCTTAAGCTGGGCCGTCACGAGGAAGCGGAAACCATCTTCAAAGCGCTGATCGACCGCAACCCGGACAACACGGAGTACTACCGCCGGCTGATGGAGGCGCGCCAGCTGAGCGAACCGGCCGAGCTGATCGAGGCGTACCGGGCGATGCAGGGCGAGTATCCGCAATCGTTCTGCGCCCGGCGGCTGCCGCTCGACATCGCCACCGGCGACACGTTCCGGACGCTAGTGGACGAGCACCTGAGACGCAACCTGCGGAAAGGCGTGCCGCCACTGTTCGTCAACCTGCGCTCTCTGTACCGCGATGCGGAGAAGGTGAAGATCATCGGCAAGCTGGTGGAGTGCTACTATCAGAATTTAATGAGCAGCGGGTACTTTTCGGCGGAGGATGCCGCCAACCCGGACGTGCGGAAGGAGCCCGCCTCGGCGCTCCTGTGGACGATGTACTACCTCGCACAGCACTACGACCATTTGCGCGAGTCGGAAAAGGCGCTCGACTTTATCAATGCCGCCATCGAGCACACGCCCACGCTGATCGAGCTGTTCGTGACCAAGGGCCGGATCTACAAGCATGCGGGCGACGTGCTGGAGGCGGTGAAGTGGCTGGACGAGGCACAGAGTCTTGACACGGCCGATCGGTACATCAACTCGAAGTGCGCCAAGTATATGCTACGTGCCAACCAGATCAAGGAGGCGGAAGAGATATGCGCCAAGTTTACGCGCGAGGGTGTATCGGCGATGGAAAATCTCAACGAAATGCAGTGCATGTGGTTCCAGACCGAGTGTGCGCTCGGCTACCAGCGGCTGGAGAAGTGGGGCGACGCGCTGAAAAAGTGTCACGAGATCGACCGGCACTTTGCCGAGATCATCGAGGATCAGTTCGATTTCCATACGTACTGGAATGCGATGACGCTGCGCTCGTACGTGGGCTTGTTGCGGCTGGAGGACGTTTTGCGAAGACACCCGTTCTACTTCAAGGCGGCCAAGTGTGCGATCgaggtgggtgtgtgtgtgtgtgttgaatggCTTTAGCCGGCCGATGGGTAAAACGTTAACTAATTGGTCTTATTCTTTTTACTAGGTTTATTTGCGCCTCTTCGATAAACCGTTGGCCGCGGAATCAGCCGTCGAAGAGCTAGATATAGGTAAGGGGCGCAACAAACGGAAATAACGATGGTTTTCCCACTGACTAATGTTATGGTTATGTTTTACCCCCTTTCTTGCAGAAAACTTGCCAGCACCAGAGTTGAAGAAGCTGCGTAACAAGCAGAGAAAAGCACAGAAAAAGAAGGCCGAACAGGAGAATGCTCAATCGAAGGAGAACCAGAAGAAGGAGCAGCATAACAAGAAGCAGCTTTACCAGGACGGTGACCCAGAGGCACTCCAGCTGGACGATCTAATACCGGAAAAGCTGGCCCGCCCGGACGACCCGCTCGAGAAGGCGATAGAGTTTCTGAAGCCACTGCAACTGCTGGCCAAAGACAACATCGAGACGCATCTGATGGCGTTCGAGATTTACCTGCGCCGCaacaagctgctgctgatgttacAGTCGCTGAAGCGTGCACGAAAGATTGACGCCACCAATGCCATCCTGCACAGCTGCATCGTGCGGTTCTACCGGGTGCTGGAGCAGCGTCTCGCATCGACCGCCGACACTGCCGACGTCGACCCAAGCGTGCGCATTGTGATCGACCGCGAGCGGGAAAATCTGTTCCACGGCGAGCCGAACGCAACCGCACTGAACGATGCTTATCTGAAAGCGAACCGCGACGACTGCGATGCCGTGTACGAGGTCGCTAAGATAATGTACACGCTGGACGAGAAGCGGCGGGACGAAGCGATCGCTCTGCTGACCGGTTCGGTTCAGAGCAAGAAAATTCCGCTCGAAGTAAGTCTACCCTGGAGTTGTGGACAGatagtctctctctctcttcccttccTTTAACAAACGCGTGTGCTGATGGGTGTGTTTATCTGGGTTTCTATTTCTATTTGCAGAAAGCGACCAAGATATTCCTGCTGCTCAAAGCTGGCTACTTTGGCCAGTGCGACGAACAGCTGGCTGCGTTCAAGAAGCTCTGCCAGCAGCGGTACCCACTGGCGGTGGTGTTTGCCGATGTGACGGCCGCCCCCGTCACCACACTGACAACGACCCAATCGTCCAATGCGGAAAACACCCAGACGACGGTTACGGACAGTGGCAGCAACTGCTGCGTAATGACCGCCAGCGAACAGCAGCCAACGCCCGGCAAGCAGCAGCCTGGCAGCAAGCCTTCgaaaaagcagaaaaatgGACCGGAAATTAAAGCGAACTAACAATTATTTCTACCCAGCAGCCATCCAGAATACTATCAAATGCCGACGCAGTggtgatgtgtgcgtgtgtagcgGTTCGGTATCCGCTCCGCGCTGTGTCCGCTCGTCATATTGTCGCGGAAGAATGCGATGATTGGGTGAAACGACGCTCTGATCATTTACATCATTTTTGTCCTTCATCCATGGTTCCCGAAACCTTAGCCACCCCCCTTCAGGGTCGTCCCCCACACACGGTGAACAGTGCTTTGAACAGTAGGACCATTGGCTTGGGGTCGGAGTAGGGGAGAGTGAGACACCAAACTACTCAGCACCATCCACAATCCTCAAAATGCAATAGAGAGATGCTTGTGGGCAATTTTACTTTCTTCGCCGTACCGCGCATATTGTGTCCTTCTTTCGTTTGATTGTGAAAATGAAACtaaaatagagagaaaaaaatagaaacgcAATAGTCGAACAAAAATACTTCTGCAGTTAGTTGCTTTCTTGTTggttgaaaaaaagaaatcgagAAAAGGATAAATTTTCTTAAGAGCGCTTCGAATGCTTTGTTGGTAATGTTGGTATTGGAGTTGACAGGTGTGGCTTATATTGTTCTATCAATTTGCCTGCTTTCACCGAGTCCTTAGCGCAACATTAGGGCTGAATattttttgcaacaaatttcCGCTATTCAAACATGATTTCAAATAGCAAAAAACGTTGCGTCAAGTATGTACAGTAGCATTTTCACCGGGCGATGATGCTGGTGCCACTTGCGGCTGTCAAACAAACTGTCAGTGGAAtgcgcaacacaacacaaacaacattGCTGTGCACAGAATttggaagcaacaaaaaaaaccccgctgGTCCGGTTAAACAAAATCGTGAATCGGATGAAACCGTTCGTGGTGATACGGAAGCACGAAAATCAAGATAATGTTGCGTTGCAGCGTCTTATTCGCGAGTTCGTCATGTCGGGCGCATGGGAAGCGTTTGTATCGTGCTTGTTCCGCGAGGTAAGATATGCCCACATTCTCGCTTATCTTAGATCAGACGAGATGCGATAAAGATCTGATTGTAGGCATTATATGCCATACATGTGTTGCTGAGTAaaaatctgtttttattttcactctGCACAGATCACCCTGCAGCTGATCGTGCTCGGTTGGGCGTTAATGTTCATCTTTTTCGGCATCCCGCTGTACATGTGCGCTCTGGCGATACCGTGCGTCATACTGCTGATATGGTTCACCGTCTACGGGAGCTACTACAACAAATCGACCGAGCTGGCACTGCGCCCGTCCAAGCTGTGCTGGGTGGCGGAGATTTACGAGCCGCTGCTAGCGATGAACGCCAAAGCCCAGGCGGCCAACATCGAACGGTGCTACACCGACCGGCCGGGCCCCGAAGTCCAGCAGGAGCTGGGCAAGATGAGGAAGAACATTATCGGTACGATCAGCTGCCGCAACCATCTGGCAATGGACAATGCGGGATTCATTACGCGCCTCGCCGTCAGCCCCAAGTATGGGCTGACGCCGGTGACCGAGTACCTGATCCAGCGCGTGCTGCAGTACGCGTCGGACAGTCAGCTGTACGCGATCGAGACGGTCACCTCCGAGTGCGATCAGGATGTGCGGGAAATTTACTTGAAAATTGGGTTCAACATACGCCAGGTGTACCACAAACAGATTGTGGGAGCGATTAAAAGACGATGTAAACCGTTCTAAGAGTGAACTAAGACTAACTACATTTATTCGATATTCAGTGTAACCACGGTTGCTGTAACCAATGGCTACTTGATTACACCTAAGACATTGCTATAAGCAATCCACCACAGAGTCCCCCTCAGTTACGCCAAGAACCGAACACGGTGACCGGATGGCGTAACTTTTGTTCTTTCGTTATCTTCATTCGAATCCTTTTCGCAAATATAAGCTGGTTTAATACGATCAATCGAAATCCTTCGTTTCTCACCGTTCATATTTAAGTCCATATACTTTTCATGCC contains:
- the LOC120908626 gene encoding uncharacterized protein LOC120908626 codes for the protein MKPFVVIRKHENQDNVALQRLIREFVMSGAWEAFVSCLFREITLQLIVLGWALMFIFFGIPLYMCALAIPCVILLIWFTVYGSYYNKSTELALRPSKLCWVAEIYEPLLAMNAKAQAANIERCYTDRPGPEVQQELGKMRKNIIGTISCRNHLAMDNAGFITRLAVSPKYGLTPVTEYLIQRVLQYASDSQLYAIETVTSECDQDVREIYLKIGFNIRQVYHKQIIGNTLKVMKSQLGIDLHEWNQNREEINVEVPVE
- the LOC120908620 gene encoding N-alpha-acetyltransferase 15, NatA auxiliary subunit-like, with amino-acid sequence MAETVTDAPSEPAHPGMSLQEGTDAGMLGAAGTTNTIITSTTTTKQYKNGLKLAKQILSNPKFTEHGETLAMKGLTLNCLGRKDEAYDHVRCGLRNDLKSHVCWHVYGLPQRSDKKYDEAIKCYRNALKWEKDNIQILRDLSLLQIQMRDLEGYRETRHQLFKLRPSQHASWIGFAMSYHLLGDYETAMNILETFLSSQTMDTFDYKHSELLLYQNSVIQEAGQHEQALQHLKNCGAQILDKLAVQESMGALCLKLGRHEEAETIFKALIDRNPDNTEYYRRLMEARQLSEPAELIEAYRAMQGEYPQSFCARRLPLDIATGDTFRTLVDEHLRRNLRKGVPPLFVNLRSLYRDAEKVKIIGKLVECYYQNLMSSGYFSAEDAANPDVRKEPASALLWTMYYLAQHYDHLRESEKALDFINAAIEHTPTLIELFVTKGRIYKHAGDVLEAVKWLDEAQSLDTADRYINSKCAKYMLRANQIKEAEEICAKFTREGVSAMENLNEMQCMWFQTECALGYQRLEKWGDALKKCHEIDRHFAEIIEDQFDFHTYWNAMTLRSYVGLLRLEDVLRRHPFYFKAAKCAIEVYLRLFDKPLAAESAVEELDIENLPAPELKKLRNKQRKAQKKKAEQENAQSKENQKKEQHNKKQLYQDGDPEALQLDDLIPEKLARPDDPLEKAIEFLKPLQLLAKDNIETHLMAFEIYLRRNKLLLMLQSLKRARKIDATNAILHSCIVRFYRVLEQRLASTADTADVDPSVRIVIDRERENLFHGEPNATALNDAYLKANRDDCDAVYEVAKIMYTLDEKRRDEAIALLTGSVQSKKIPLEKATKIFLLLKAGYFGQCDEQLAAFKKLCQQRYPLAVVFADVTAAPVTTLTTTQSSNAENTQTTVTDSGSNCCVMTASEQQPTPGKQQPGSKPSKKQKNGPEIKAN
- the LOC120908622 gene encoding N-alpha-acetyltransferase 15, NatA auxiliary subunit-like; amino-acid sequence: MPSSDPLPPKESALFRKILKCYEMKQYKNGLKLAKQILSNPKFTEHGETLAMKGLTLNCLGRKDEAYDHVRRGLRNDLKSHVCWHVYGLLQRSDKKYDEAIKCYRNALKWEKDNIQILRDLSLLQIQMRDLEGYRETRHQLFKLRPSQHASWIGFAMSYHLLGDYETAMNILETFLSSQTMDTFDYKHSELLLYQNSVIQEAGQHEQALQHLKNCGAQILDKLAVQESMGALCLKLGRHEEAETIFKALIDRNPDNTEYYRRLMEARQLSEPAELIEAYRAMQGEYPQSFCARRLPLDIATGDTFRTLVDEHLRRNLRKGVPPLFVNLRSLYRDAEKVKIIGKLVECYYQNLMSSGYFSAEDAANPDVRKEPASALLWTMYYLAQHYDHLRESEKALDFINAAIEHTPTLIELFVTKGRIYKHAGDVLEAVKWLDEAQSLDTADRYINSKCAKYMLRANQIKEAEEICAKFTREGVSAMENLNEMQCMWFQTECALGYQRLEKWGDALKKCHEIDRHFAEIIEDQFDFHTYCMRKMTLRSYVGLLRLEDVLRRHPFYFKAAKCAIEVYLRLFDKPLAAESAVEELDIENLPAPELKKLRNKQRKAQKKKAEQENAQSKENQKKEQHNKKQLYQDGDPEAPQLDELIPEKLARPDDPLEKAIEFLKPLQLLAKDNIETHLMAFEIYLRRNKLLLMLQSLKRARKIDATNAILHSCIVRFYRVLEQRLASTADTADVDPSVRIVIDRERENLFHGEPNATALNDAYLKANRDDCDAVYEVAKIMYTLDEKRRDEAIALLTGSVQSKKIPLEKATKIFLLLKAGYFGQCDEQLAAFKKLCQQRYPLAVVFADVTAAPVTTLTTTQSSNAENTQTTVTDSGSNCCVMTASEQQPTPGKQQPGSKPSKKQKNGPEIKAN
- the LOC120908627 gene encoding ATP synthase subunit C lysine N-methyltransferase-like codes for the protein MSTIELEKQIAGAGPALDGHRSKTTSLSGKILIGVTGGIAVGLSIVCYPFVAPALRRHCLPFVPATPNQIRNVLAFVKPANRGSRLLDIGSGDGRIVIAAARTLPSIKADGVELNPWLVYYSRLAALRNGVFSRTSFVRKDLWKFSLAPYDHIVIFGVEQMMEDLEKKVLREAAPGTTVIACRFPFPTLKTESRIEEGVDSVWVYRPVAAQQDA